The DNA window CGACGACCGCGTGGTCGGCGGCGTCCTCACGAAGACCGACGTGCTTCGCGCCCTCACCTACACCGAAGAGGACCACATGGACGTCCAGATAACGAACATCGACCTGCTCGACACCATCTCCCGACAGGACATCCGTGAGGGCGTCGAGGATATCACGGACAAGTATCAGGACATGCAGGTGCGCCACGCGCACGTGCGATTCCACGAGCACAAGGAGAAACTCCGCGGAACGCCGCTCATCCAGTGTAAAATCCGCCTCCGCACCAACCGCGGACAGGTCGCCGGAACCGGCGAAGGCTACGGTTCCGAACAGGCGTTCAACGTCGCCCGCGACGTGTTGGAGCGCAACGTCCTCGAACTGAAGGGCGTCCAGAGCGACCGCGAGTACGAAGGCCAACTGCTCCGAAAACTCAACGAACTGTAACCGCACGACTCGCGTCGTTCGGTCCGCCGACCCGCTGTCGTTCACCGCGATTTTTCTGTTTCACCGGCAAGTCCCGGCTCTCGGTCGATTCCGTCGTCTCAAACGCTTTCCTGTGCGCCTTCGAGTCCCGTATCCGTGATTCGGAACTGAGTGCGGCCGCCAGCGGGTTTCGACCGGTGCTTTTCGAGGGTCGCCCGGCGATTACCGCCGCGGAAGCGGTCCACGCGGAGGACGACACCCGTCCAGTGTTCGAGCGTATGCCCTCCGAGCGGCCGCGTTCCGTCCGAATCCGGGTCGGTGTACACCTGATTCGTCAGCAGAACAGCGATGTCGTGTTTGCGCGCGAGCGAAAGCAGGTGCGTCACTTGGCGGGCGACCCCGCGAAGCGCCTCGCCGCCCTCTCGGTCGTCGCCGCGTTCGAGGCGGTAAAATCCGGTCGCGCTGTCGAGGACAACGAGGTCCGCCCGTTCCGCGAACTCGGAGACGTCCTTGACTGCCTCCTGCTGTTCTCCGAAATCGAGGGCCTCCTTGATGACGATTCGGGAGGCAACTTCGTCCACGTCGTCCGCGCGCGCGGCGGCGATCTGTTCGAAGCGGTCGATGGACAGCCCCTCGGTGTCGATGTACACCACGGTACCGCCATCCCGTGCGGTCTCGACCGTGGCACCCAGCGCGACGTTCGTCTTCCCGGCGGCGGGCGGGCCGTACACCTGTGTCACGGTTCCGCGCTCCAAGCCGCCCCCGAGCAAGTCGTCCACCGGCGGGCACCCTGTCGTCAGTTTCTCGGCGTCGGTCACATGCCGGGCTTGGCGCTTCTCACGCAAAAGGTTCCGGTTTTTCG is part of the Haladaptatus paucihalophilus DX253 genome and encodes:
- the radB gene encoding DNA repair and recombination protein RadB; the encoded protein is MTDAEKLTTGCPPVDDLLGGGLERGTVTQVYGPPAAGKTNVALGATVETARDGGTVVYIDTEGLSIDRFEQIAAARADDVDEVASRIVIKEALDFGEQQEAVKDVSEFAERADLVVLDSATGFYRLERGDDREGGEALRGVARQVTHLLSLARKHDIAVLLTNQVYTDPDSDGTRPLGGHTLEHWTGVVLRVDRFRGGNRRATLEKHRSKPAGGRTQFRITDTGLEGAQESV